From Scytonema millei VB511283, the proteins below share one genomic window:
- a CDS encoding glycosyltransferase family 4 protein — MKLLFISTSVGPLGTGLGGGVELSLYNIAQEMIKRGHTLQILAPQGSKLESMPIIEIPGNLQVIAQSQERNAPITMPENSVLANMCEYARQVQNEYDLIVNFAYDWLPFYLTPFFKTPIAHFVSMGSIYNAMDEIVAQVAEQFPGTIGFYTPSQGATFSFVGAHSCAPLHNNLPVYYLSSGIDLSLYEFCPQPQNKLAWLARIAPEKGLEDAIAAAQIAKIPLKIMGKIQDEDYWQQICQNYSDASFEYLGFLSTTKMQQELRQCRAMLMTPRWVEAFGNVAIEALACGVPVISYRRGGPAEIIQDGKTGFLVTPDSVEGLVNAIARLDEIDRYTCRQQAEAEFSLEALGDRFEQWFRDIL, encoded by the coding sequence TTGAAACTGTTATTTATCTCTACTTCCGTGGGACCCCTCGGTACAGGGCTGGGGGGTGGAGTAGAATTAAGCCTGTACAATATCGCTCAAGAAATGATAAAGCGGGGGCATACGCTGCAAATTCTTGCTCCCCAAGGCTCAAAACTTGAGTCAATGCCTATTATAGAAATTCCTGGTAATTTACAAGTTATTGCCCAGAGTCAAGAACGAAATGCACCCATTACTATGCCCGAAAATTCTGTCTTGGCAAATATGTGCGAATATGCAAGACAAGTACAGAATGAGTACGATTTAATTGTCAATTTTGCTTACGATTGGTTGCCATTTTATCTCACACCTTTTTTTAAAACTCCCATCGCTCATTTCGTCAGTATGGGTTCAATTTATAATGCAATGGATGAAATTGTGGCACAAGTTGCAGAGCAATTTCCAGGGACAATAGGATTTTATACACCCTCTCAAGGGGCAACATTTTCCTTCGTAGGGGCGCACAGCTGTGCGCCCCTGCACAACAATCTACCTGTATACTACCTCAGTAGCGGCATTGATTTATCTTTATACGAGTTTTGTCCTCAACCGCAAAACAAATTAGCTTGGTTAGCGAGGATTGCTCCTGAAAAGGGCTTAGAAGATGCGATTGCGGCAGCTCAAATTGCTAAAATTCCCCTTAAAATCATGGGAAAAATTCAAGATGAAGACTATTGGCAGCAAATTTGTCAAAATTATTCCGATGCATCTTTTGAATATTTAGGGTTTCTTTCGACAACAAAGATGCAGCAAGAATTGCGTCAATGTCGGGCAATGTTAATGACTCCGCGCTGGGTAGAAGCATTCGGCAACGTAGCGATTGAAGCTTTAGCTTGCGGTGTACCAGTCATATCATATCGCCGTGGAGGACCAGCAGAAATTATTCAAGATGGAAAGACGGGGTTTTTAGTCACACCAGATAGTGTAGAGGGATTGGTAAATGCGATCGCGCGTTTGGATGAGATTGACCGTTATACGTGCCGTCAACAAGCCGAAGCAGAATTTTCTTTAGAGGCGCTAGGCGATCGGTTTGAGCAGTGGTTTAGGGATATTTTGTAG
- a CDS encoding hybrid sensor histidine kinase/response regulator, producing MKSSQPIASPQEQDIPKHTNFRGLSLRLVLVLPFVLEIVGAVGLVGYLSFKNGQGAVSDLADRLMDKSSNLVSEHLNNYLETPQRLNQINVDAIELGLLNLKNFKTTGHYFWKQMQAYPEITYISHALTTGEFAGAGRFLAGKGVTIDELSGATKWKTYTYTTDARGNRAKVAAVYDDYEPLMEVWYKETVKAGKPIWSSVANWDGENLAGYISITANQPIYDRQNQLIGVIGIDLLLANISHFLQQLKISPTARTFIIERDGLLIASSSTEKPFTIINGVAKRLSVLNSSDSQIQATAKHLHQQFGDFQKITGTQKLNFQLQGKEQFIRVTPWQDKFGLNWLVVTTIPESDFMAQIHANNQTTIILCFIALVVAVWLGLITSRWITQPILRLSKASVAIAQGNLNQQVEVKNIVELRILSHSFNEMAQQLQASFANLAQTNQELDRKNQEFIKVNEKLDKANQELEITNDELELRVEKRTVELQQAKNIAELANRAKSEFLANMSHELRTPLNAILGFSQLMNREASLTKQQQENLGIINRSGEHLLSLINDILDLAKIESGKMTLYPTDFDLYALLDLMEEMLALRAESKNLQLTIARNNNLPRYIKTDDKKLRQVLINLLGNAIKFTDKGSIILRAWLGEQKQIIANEQPITIHFEVEDTGTGIAPAEIDSLFEAFVQTETGKQSQQGTGLGLPITKKFIELMGGEITVTSELEKGTVFKFDIQVLASEVNKVSGQKIIQRVIELQPNQQEYRILVVDDRWENRQLLLRLLEPIGFQVKEAANGQEAIEMWQQWQPHLIWMDMRMPVMNGYEATQQIKSHLQGQATAIIALTASTLEEEKAIVLSAGCDDFVRKPFHEEVIFDKMAQFLGVRYIYEEIDSTNISVAVNIINLTAEALTIMSNEWLVKLSEAAALLDEQQIAQLLTQIPEENQALAQSIQKEVDEFDFDRIMNLAQTAANL from the coding sequence ATGAAATCGTCTCAACCGATCGCGTCACCACAAGAGCAAGATATTCCAAAACATACAAACTTTAGAGGATTGTCTCTACGATTAGTTCTAGTCTTACCTTTTGTGCTGGAAATTGTTGGCGCAGTGGGATTGGTAGGCTATCTTTCCTTCAAAAATGGGCAAGGAGCAGTTAGCGATCTTGCCGATCGCTTGATGGATAAAAGTAGTAATTTAGTGTCCGAACACCTCAATAATTATTTAGAAACTCCTCAAAGACTCAATCAAATTAATGTTGATGCGATCGAGCTTGGTTTGTTGAACTTAAAAAATTTTAAGACGACAGGACATTATTTTTGGAAACAAATGCAAGCTTATCCTGAAATAACTTATATTTCTCATGCACTGACAACAGGAGAATTTGCTGGTGCAGGAAGATTTTTAGCAGGAAAGGGAGTTACCATAGATGAACTTTCAGGTGCGACTAAGTGGAAAACATACACCTACACTACAGACGCTCGGGGCAACCGTGCAAAAGTAGCAGCAGTATATGATGACTACGAACCTTTAATGGAAGTTTGGTACAAGGAAACAGTTAAAGCAGGTAAACCAATATGGAGTTCAGTAGCTAACTGGGATGGAGAAAATTTAGCAGGATATATATCTATTACAGCTAATCAACCTATTTACGATCGCCAAAATCAGCTTATTGGTGTCATAGGAATCGATTTACTATTAGCCAATATTAGTCATTTTTTACAACAATTAAAAATCAGTCCTACAGCCAGAACTTTTATTATCGAGCGTGATGGTTTACTAATTGCATCTTCTAGTACTGAAAAACCTTTTACCATAATTAATGGCGTAGCTAAAAGGCTAAGCGTCCTGAATAGCTCGGACTCTCAAATTCAAGCTACAGCTAAACATTTACATCAACAATTCGGTGATTTTCAAAAGATTACAGGCACACAAAAACTGAATTTTCAATTACAAGGAAAAGAGCAGTTCATTCGAGTCACTCCCTGGCAAGATAAATTTGGGCTGAATTGGCTAGTCGTGACTACCATCCCCGAATCAGATTTCATGGCACAAATTCATGCCAACAACCAGACAACCATCATTCTTTGTTTTATAGCGCTTGTAGTAGCAGTTTGGTTAGGATTAATTACTTCTCGTTGGATTACTCAACCAATCCTACGTTTGAGTAAAGCTTCAGTGGCGATCGCTCAAGGAAATTTGAACCAACAAGTAGAAGTTAAAAACATCGTTGAACTTAGAATATTGTCGCATTCTTTCAATGAGATGGCGCAGCAATTACAAGCATCCTTTGCTAATTTAGCTCAAACCAATCAAGAACTCGATCGCAAAAATCAAGAATTTATTAAAGTTAATGAAAAGTTAGATAAGGCGAACCAAGAATTAGAAATTACTAATGATGAACTCGAACTTCGAGTTGAGAAAAGAACAGTCGAATTACAACAAGCTAAAAACATAGCAGAATTAGCCAATCGTGCTAAAAGCGAATTTTTAGCAAACATGAGTCATGAATTAAGAACTCCTCTCAACGCCATTCTTGGTTTTTCCCAACTGATGAATCGCGAAGCCTCTTTAACAAAACAGCAACAGGAAAATTTGGGAATTATCAATCGCAGTGGCGAGCATTTACTCTCGCTAATTAATGACATACTAGACTTAGCTAAAATTGAGTCAGGAAAAATGACTCTTTATCCAACTGACTTCGATCTATATGCCTTATTAGACTTGATGGAAGAGATGTTGGCATTACGAGCAGAATCTAAGAATTTACAACTTACTATCGCTCGCAATAACAATTTACCTCGATATATTAAAACTGACGATAAAAAATTGCGGCAAGTTTTAATTAATCTATTGGGTAATGCTATTAAATTTACTGACAAAGGAAGCATAATCTTAAGAGCCTGGTTAGGAGAGCAAAAACAAATAATAGCTAACGAGCAACCAATAACTATTCATTTTGAAGTTGAAGATACTGGTACAGGTATTGCACCCGCAGAAATTGATAGTCTGTTTGAAGCATTTGTTCAAACGGAAACGGGTAAACAATCTCAACAGGGAACTGGATTAGGCTTACCTATTACCAAAAAGTTTATCGAACTGATGGGAGGAGAGATTACTGTTACTTCCGAGCTAGAAAAAGGTACGGTTTTTAAATTTGACATTCAAGTTTTAGCAAGCGAAGTTAATAAAGTTAGCGGACAGAAAATAATTCAAAGAGTTATTGAACTTCAACCAAATCAACAGGAGTATCGGATTTTAGTAGTAGACGATCGCTGGGAGAATCGCCAGCTTTTATTAAGATTATTAGAACCAATTGGTTTTCAAGTTAAAGAAGCAGCTAACGGACAAGAAGCAATAGAAATGTGGCAACAATGGCAACCACATTTGATTTGGATGGACATGCGAATGCCAGTCATGAATGGTTATGAGGCAACTCAACAGATTAAATCTCATTTGCAAGGACAAGCTACTGCAATTATTGCCCTCACAGCCAGTACTCTTGAAGAAGAAAAAGCAATAGTTCTTTCAGCTGGATGCGATGATTTTGTCCGCAAACCTTTTCATGAAGAAGTCATTTTTGACAAAATGGCTCAATTTTTAGGCGTGCGATATATTTATGAAGAGATTGACTCTACAAATATTTCTGTCGCTGTAAATATTATAAATTTGACGGCGGAAGCTTTAACAATTATGTCTAATGAATGGTTAGTCAAACTGTCGGAAGCAGCCGCTTTACTTGACGAGCAACAAATTGCTCAACTATTAACTCAGATACCCGAAGAAAATCAAGCTTTAGCTCAATCTATCCAAAAAGAAGTCGATGAATTTGATTTCGATCGCATTATGAACCTTGCTCAAACGGCTGCCAATTTATGA
- a CDS encoding two-component system response regulator: MNDIQLSQTYERILLVDDIPDNLRVLSTSLIERGYQVRCAKNGLMALNAASKEPPQLILLDIKMPDMDGYEVCRNLKNNDSTRDIPVIFLSALDDVFDKVKAFTVGGADYITKPFQIEEVLVRVRHQLDLQTAKAEIYQLNTKLEQKVQQRTAQLETVINKLNLEINEHKQTQEKLIHHALHDALTGLPNRTLFMEHLQKSLYRITRNNDYLFAVLFIDLDRFKIINDSWGHVVGDRLLIAISRILQECCRELDTVARLSGDEFTILLENLQHFQDAIAIAERLLDKLAAPIDLDEYQVYIGASIGIALGSVTYQTSDELLRDADIAMYRAKALGKGRYAVFDREMYAQTLHLSQIEVDLRYALERQEFILHYQPIISLTTGRLTGFEALLRWQHPQRGLIYPGDFMTIAEETGLIVPLGEWILQEACQQLHLWQQKFSTAASLYISVNLSSKQIKQFNFVDKLAWILADTGLSGRNLKLELTETMLMDRGEKTIELLSQIKEQNIQLSIDDFGTGYSSLSYLHRFPIDALKIDRSFVSPIDAEGKNCEIVKTIITLAHALGIKAIAEGVETAAQLAVLKKLGCEEAQGYFFAKPVNSQLAEAIASKNPQW; encoded by the coding sequence ATGAATGATATTCAGTTGAGTCAGACTTATGAACGTATTTTATTGGTAGATGATATACCTGATAATTTGCGAGTTTTATCTACATCTTTAATCGAACGAGGTTATCAAGTTCGTTGTGCTAAAAATGGTTTGATGGCGTTGAATGCTGCTAGTAAAGAACCACCTCAGCTGATTTTACTGGATATCAAAATGCCAGACATGGATGGCTATGAAGTTTGTCGAAACTTGAAAAATAATGACTCGACTCGCGATATACCAGTTATTTTTCTGAGCGCTTTAGACGATGTTTTTGATAAAGTAAAAGCTTTTACAGTTGGCGGTGCAGACTATATTACAAAACCCTTTCAAATCGAAGAGGTTTTAGTTCGCGTTCGGCATCAGTTAGATTTGCAAACAGCAAAGGCAGAGATTTATCAGTTAAATACTAAATTAGAACAAAAAGTCCAGCAAAGAACTGCACAACTCGAAACAGTTATTAACAAACTGAATCTAGAAATTAACGAACATAAACAAACACAAGAAAAACTCATCCATCATGCTTTGCACGATGCTTTGACGGGTTTACCAAATCGAACGTTGTTCATGGAGCATCTGCAAAAATCTCTTTACCGTATTACTAGAAATAACGATTATTTATTTGCCGTATTATTTATCGATCTCGACCGCTTTAAAATTATTAACGATAGCTGGGGACACGTTGTCGGCGATCGCCTTTTAATTGCGATTTCTCGTATTCTTCAAGAGTGCTGCCGTGAGTTAGATACTGTGGCACGTTTAAGTGGAGATGAGTTTACTATCTTATTAGAAAATCTACAACACTTTCAAGATGCGATCGCGATCGCCGAGCGACTGTTAGATAAACTCGCTGCTCCAATCGATTTAGATGAATATCAAGTATATATTGGTGCTAGCATTGGCATTGCTTTGGGTTCTGTAACTTACCAAACTAGCGATGAATTACTACGAGATGCCGATATTGCGATGTACCGTGCCAAGGCTTTAGGAAAAGGACGTTATGCAGTCTTCGATCGCGAGATGTACGCTCAAACGTTGCATCTTTCACAAATAGAAGTAGACTTGCGGTATGCTTTGGAACGTCAAGAATTTATCCTGCATTATCAACCAATTATTTCTCTAACAACTGGTAGACTGACGGGTTTTGAAGCCTTGTTACGCTGGCAGCATCCACAAAGAGGATTGATTTATCCAGGGGATTTTATGACAATTGCCGAAGAAACTGGCTTAATTGTCCCGCTGGGTGAATGGATTTTACAGGAAGCTTGCCAACAGTTGCATCTTTGGCAACAAAAGTTTTCCACTGCTGCATCTTTATATATCAGCGTCAATCTCTCTAGCAAGCAAATTAAACAGTTTAACTTTGTGGATAAGTTAGCTTGGATTTTGGCTGATACTGGTTTAAGTGGCAGAAATCTGAAATTAGAATTGACTGAAACTATGTTAATGGATCGAGGAGAAAAGACAATCGAACTTCTTTCCCAGATCAAAGAACAAAATATTCAACTCAGCATTGATGACTTTGGCACGGGATATTCCTCTTTAAGTTATTTACACCGTTTCCCGATAGATGCGCTGAAAATCGATCGCTCTTTTGTCAGTCCAATTGACGCAGAAGGCAAAAACTGTGAAATAGTCAAGACAATTATTACTCTAGCTCATGCTTTAGGAATTAAAGCGATCGCCGAAGGAGTAGAGACAGCCGCACAATTAGCTGTATTAAAAAAATTAGGATGTGAGGAAGCACAAGGATATTTCTTTGCCAAACCCGTCAACTCTCAACTAGCAGAAGCGATCGCCTCTAAAAATCCCCAATGGTAA
- a CDS encoding IS4 family transposase, with the protein MHQTIAKSHCQSQRQRKLPAHLVVCLVIAFSFWSKAAMREVLKNLVDGLSVQWTRLAQYWKVPNSASISEARAKLGCQVMRQLFEQVVRPLATAETPGAFLGGLRLMAVDGTLLDIPDSKANARVFGYPGTRFGHQAAFPKVRLVLLIEAGTHLITDALICPYRMGERRRALRLLRAIGTGMLLMWDRGLHSFAMVQATVARGGHYLGRVPANVKFEVEQVLSDGSYLSWIYPDRKSKKKGATRMQVRVIEYTIDNAQQPEQQQSYRLITSLLDRQQFPALLLAEQYHQRWQVETTIDEVKTHLLGRKVPIRSLKPREVVQEVYGLLLGHWAVRSLMVQAAQLEGISPLCLSFTGTLHVLRRAVAKFQVVSPDELPLFGVG; encoded by the coding sequence ATTCATCAGACAATCGCTAAGAGTCATTGCCAAAGTCAACGACAACGGAAACTGCCTGCTCACTTGGTCGTGTGCTTAGTCATCGCCTTCAGCTTTTGGTCGAAAGCAGCGATGCGAGAGGTGCTCAAGAACTTGGTGGATGGGCTCAGTGTGCAATGGACACGCTTAGCGCAGTATTGGAAAGTGCCCAACAGTGCCTCAATCAGTGAGGCACGAGCCAAGTTGGGATGCCAGGTGATGCGGCAGTTATTTGAGCAAGTGGTGCGACCGTTAGCCACAGCAGAAACACCTGGGGCATTTCTAGGCGGGTTGCGATTGATGGCAGTGGATGGCACATTGCTGGATATCCCAGACAGCAAAGCCAATGCACGGGTGTTTGGCTATCCCGGAACTCGCTTTGGTCATCAGGCGGCATTTCCCAAAGTGCGACTGGTACTGTTAATTGAAGCAGGAACGCATTTGATTACTGATGCGCTTATCTGCCCGTATCGCATGGGGGAACGACGACGGGCACTGCGACTGCTGCGAGCGATTGGCACAGGAATGCTGCTGATGTGGGACCGAGGACTGCATTCGTTTGCAATGGTGCAAGCAACCGTGGCACGGGGAGGACATTACTTGGGACGAGTGCCTGCCAATGTCAAGTTTGAAGTCGAGCAAGTGCTCTCGGATGGCTCCTATCTCAGTTGGATTTATCCAGACCGGAAATCAAAGAAAAAAGGAGCAACCCGAATGCAAGTGCGGGTGATTGAGTACACCATTGACAATGCCCAACAACCTGAACAGCAACAAAGTTACCGACTGATTACCAGCTTGCTCGACCGGCAACAGTTTCCTGCCCTGTTGTTAGCCGAGCAATATCATCAACGGTGGCAAGTGGAAACGACGATAGATGAAGTCAAAACGCATTTACTTGGACGCAAGGTGCCGATTCGTTCGCTCAAGCCCCGTGAGGTGGTGCAGGAGGTTTACGGGTTATTGCTCGGGCATTGGGCAGTGCGTTCGTTAATGGTGCAAGCGGCACAACTAGAAGGTATCTCACCGTTGTGCTTGAGCTTTACTGGCACGTTGCACGTTTTGCGTCGAGCCGTAGCTAAATTTCAAGTGGTCTCCCCTGATGAACTTCCCCTTTTTGGAGTTGGTTGA
- a CDS encoding DMT family transporter, whose translation MHLKLTESRLPFASVLLIAPFFLWGTAMVAMKGVIPHTTPLFMAGVRLLPAGILVLGAAMAMGRPQPKGWAAWLWISLFALIDGSLFQGFLAEGLVRTGAGLGSVMIDSQPLAVALMSSWLFGERIGLWGWLGLMFGVLGISLIGLPDNLILNLFSGITPVGAGLPDMSVLQQIFQVNPPLQSLFASGEWLMLLAALSMAVGTVAIRYVCRHADPVSATGWHMIIGGIPLFALSAGLEAGQWADISLSGWISLSYATIFGSAIAYGLFFYFASSGNLTSLSALTFLTPVFALLFGNLILSEVLSPIQWTGVSLTLVSIYLVNQREKLELLFQKSTTQESHSSESRQTLESAKSIPVPTNKSEL comes from the coding sequence ATGCATCTGAAACTGACTGAATCAAGATTGCCCTTTGCCTCCGTGCTACTAATCGCACCCTTTTTTCTCTGGGGAACAGCAATGGTAGCGATGAAAGGCGTTATTCCCCATACAACACCTTTATTTATGGCAGGAGTAAGGCTGTTGCCTGCTGGCATATTAGTATTAGGTGCAGCAATGGCGATGGGTAGACCTCAGCCTAAAGGATGGGCGGCGTGGTTGTGGATAAGTCTATTTGCCTTAATTGATGGATCTTTATTTCAAGGCTTCTTGGCTGAAGGTTTAGTCAGAACTGGGGCGGGTTTAGGATCGGTGATGATTGACTCCCAGCCTCTAGCCGTGGCTTTAATGTCGAGTTGGCTATTTGGCGAACGAATCGGTTTATGGGGATGGCTGGGATTGATGTTTGGCGTACTGGGGATTAGTTTAATTGGCTTACCAGATAATTTAATTCTCAACCTATTTTCTGGTATTACCCCTGTAGGGGCGGGTTTACCAGATATGTCAGTGTTGCAACAAATATTTCAGGTGAATCCGCCCCTACAATCCTTATTCGCCAGCGGCGAATGGTTGATGTTACTTGCAGCCCTATCAATGGCTGTCGGTACGGTAGCTATTCGTTATGTTTGTCGTCACGCCGATCCAGTCTCAGCAACGGGATGGCATATGATTATCGGTGGAATTCCCTTATTTGCTCTTTCTGCGGGGTTAGAGGCTGGGCAATGGGCAGATATTAGTTTATCTGGGTGGATATCGCTAAGTTATGCCACGATTTTTGGTAGTGCGATCGCCTATGGACTATTTTTCTACTTCGCTTCTAGCGGTAATCTTACCAGTCTCAGCGCCCTCACCTTTCTCACACCTGTATTTGCCCTCTTATTTGGCAACTTAATTCTCTCCGAAGTTCTCAGCCCCATCCAGTGGACGGGCGTTTCTCTCACCTTAGTTAGTATTTACCTGGTGAATCAGCGAGAGAAATTAGAACTATTGTTTCAGAAAAGTACAACGCAAGAGTCACATTCATCCGAATCTAGACAAACTTTAGAATCAGCAAAGTCCATACCTGTACCTACAAACAAATCAGAGTTATAA
- the sppA gene encoding signal peptide peptidase SppA, with protein MLRLFKTPFRKQIARLEITGAIASATRKRVLEALKTVEERRFPALLLRIDSPGGTVGDSQEIYSALKRLREKIKIVASFGNISASGGVYIGMGASHIVANPGTITGSIGVILRGNNLERLLDKIGVSFKTIKSGPYKDILAFDRELTEPEQHILQELIDTSYRQFVQSVAEGRNLTEEAVRSFADGRIFTGQQALELGVVDRLGTEEDARRWAAELVGLDPEKTKCFTLEERKPPLQRLLSRESTVASGLLTGVDWLEFELSTSGLPLWLYRP; from the coding sequence ATGCTACGGCTGTTTAAAACCCCTTTTCGCAAACAAATTGCACGGCTAGAAATTACTGGGGCGATCGCGAGTGCGACGCGCAAAAGAGTTCTAGAAGCCCTCAAAACTGTAGAAGAAAGACGCTTTCCCGCCTTACTACTCCGCATTGATAGCCCTGGCGGTACGGTAGGAGATTCTCAGGAAATCTATAGTGCTTTAAAACGACTGCGAGAAAAAATCAAAATTGTTGCCAGTTTTGGTAATATCTCTGCTTCTGGCGGTGTCTATATTGGTATGGGAGCCAGTCATATTGTGGCAAACCCAGGTACGATTACGGGTAGTATTGGGGTAATTCTGCGGGGTAACAACCTAGAACGCTTGCTAGATAAGATTGGTGTTTCGTTCAAAACGATCAAATCCGGTCCTTATAAAGATATTTTGGCTTTCGATCGCGAATTGACAGAACCAGAACAACATATTTTGCAAGAATTGATCGATACCAGCTATCGGCAATTCGTTCAATCTGTGGCTGAAGGGCGAAATCTGACAGAGGAAGCTGTGAGAAGCTTTGCAGACGGACGCATTTTCACCGGACAGCAAGCTTTAGAGTTAGGCGTTGTGGATCGGTTGGGAACTGAAGAAGATGCCCGTCGTTGGGCAGCAGAGTTAGTCGGACTCGATCCTGAAAAAACCAAGTGTTTCACTCTAGAAGAACGCAAGCCCCCATTGCAGCGATTACTTTCTAGGGAGTCTACGGTAGCATCTGGTTTATTAACTGGGGTAGATTGGTTAGAGTTTGAGCTATCTACGAGTGGCTTACCTTTGTGGCTGTATCGTCCGTAA
- the aroH gene encoding chorismate mutase, which yields MEWRLKAIRGATTVTENTVQAIDEAVTEMLNELEMKNQLDPTQIVSVTFTVTRDLDAIFPAAIARKRPFWDCVAMLDVQQMHVEGSLERCIRCLIHANLPANQVQVWHPYLRKAKNLRPDWSSPQRLVQPESVQPHLR from the coding sequence GTGGAGTGGCGATTAAAAGCAATTCGTGGGGCAACAACCGTTACAGAAAATACGGTGCAGGCAATTGACGAAGCCGTGACAGAAATGTTAAATGAGCTGGAAATGAAGAATCAGCTAGATCCGACTCAAATTGTGAGCGTCACTTTTACTGTCACTCGCGATCTCGATGCCATTTTTCCCGCTGCGATCGCCCGCAAGCGCCCTTTCTGGGATTGTGTAGCCATGCTTGACGTACAGCAGATGCATGTAGAAGGTAGTTTAGAACGTTGCATCCGCTGCTTAATCCACGCAAATCTTCCTGCTAACCAAGTCCAGGTTTGGCATCCTTATTTACGCAAAGCAAAGAATTTACGTCCCGATTGGAGTTCTCCCCAACGACTCGTACAACCAGAATCAGTCCAACCTCATTTAAGGTGA
- a CDS encoding M20 metallopeptidase family protein — protein sequence MVSTSLNPLTVDRSRIRPDIQALQAQLVEWRRRLHQRPELGFKERITSEFITQKLQEWGIEHQTGIAITGIVATINGKKTLSRGAQLCAPTNHPVLAIRADMDALPIQEQNDVPYKSQHDGVMHACGHDGHTAIALGTAYYLSQHREDFAGTVKIIFQPAEEGPGGAKPMIEAGVLKNPNVDAIIGLHLWNNLPLGTVGVRSDALMAAVELFDLKIKGKGGHGAMPHQTVDAIVVASQVVNALQTIVARNVDPIDSAVVTVGEFHAGSAHNVIADSAHLSGTIRYFNPKYDGYFGQRFEQVVAGVCQSQGATYELDYWQLYPPVINNLEIADLVRSQAEKVVETPLGIVPECQTMGGEDMSFFLQEVPGCYFFLGAANLSRNLAYPHHHPRFDFDETALGMGVEIFVRCVEKFCS from the coding sequence ATGGTTTCTACTTCCTTAAATCCTCTCACAGTCGATCGCTCCCGCATTCGTCCAGATATCCAAGCATTGCAAGCACAATTGGTAGAATGGCGGCGGCGGTTGCATCAACGTCCAGAACTGGGATTTAAGGAACGTATTACATCTGAATTTATTACGCAAAAGTTGCAAGAATGGGGCATAGAACATCAAACAGGGATAGCCATAACTGGCATTGTCGCCACCATCAATGGCAAAAAAACCTTAAGTAGGGGCGCACAGCTGTGCGCCCCTACAAATCATCCCGTCCTAGCCATTCGTGCCGATATGGATGCGTTACCCATCCAAGAACAAAATGACGTGCCTTACAAGTCGCAACATGATGGTGTGATGCACGCTTGCGGACATGACGGACATACCGCGATCGCATTAGGAACAGCATACTATCTTTCCCAGCACCGCGAAGATTTTGCGGGTACTGTAAAAATTATCTTTCAACCAGCAGAAGAAGGACCAGGCGGCGCAAAGCCAATGATTGAAGCGGGAGTTTTGAAAAATCCCAATGTGGATGCAATTATCGGTTTGCATCTGTGGAATAACTTACCTTTGGGTACGGTTGGAGTGCGTAGCGACGCGCTAATGGCTGCGGTAGAACTATTCGATCTCAAAATTAAAGGCAAAGGCGGACACGGTGCAATGCCGCATCAAACAGTAGATGCTATTGTCGTCGCCAGTCAAGTTGTGAATGCATTACAAACAATTGTGGCGCGAAATGTCGATCCAATTGATTCTGCTGTGGTCACGGTAGGAGAATTTCACGCTGGTTCTGCCCATAACGTCATTGCAGATTCAGCTCACTTAAGTGGCACAATTCGTTATTTTAATCCTAAATACGATGGCTATTTCGGTCAACGATTTGAACAAGTTGTTGCAGGTGTTTGCCAAAGTCAAGGTGCGACATATGAGTTAGATTACTGGCAATTGTATCCACCCGTAATCAATAATTTAGAAATAGCAGATTTAGTGCGATCGCAAGCTGAAAAAGTTGTAGAAACGCCCCTTGGAATCGTGCCGGAATGTCAGACAATGGGTGGTGAAGATATGTCATTTTTCCTACAAGAAGTTCCAGGGTGTTACTTCTTTTTAGGTGCTGCTAATCTCAGCAGAAACTTAGCTTATCCTCACCACCATCCTCGATTTGATTTTGATGAAACTGCTTTAGGAATGGGAGTAGAAATTTTCGTGCGTTGCGTGGAAAAGTTTTGCAGTTGA